AGAGGGACGCCGAGGACGACCCTCGCCTGCAACCACCGGTCCACCTCACACtgcctctccgtctcctcttccCCGCTCAGTCATGCAGCTGCAAGGAATCCCAAACACACCTGGACGAGTGCCGTCGAGGGCTTACAAAGATGGCCGCATTCCTCGGCACACTGGTCCGGTCGGGCCATCGATCACGGGGCGTCCGTATGAACACATCGCTTCATTAAGACATCGTTACGGTCAGATCTCACAACACTGAACCTCTGCGATGGAATGGGTTCATTGAATGAAATAGCAGTTCTGACAATGAAGGAATGTGTAGTATTCATTTCTGAATGATCATTTAATTAGGGGTTATTCGAATTTCTAATTAATCTAACTTGTATTATCACCACTAACATTACAGTATTGGTCTCTTATTCCTGTGTAAATATGCTTTCGCCCACATCAAGTGATTGCATGTATTTGAAACAGGCAGAGGTCacaatggatgaatggattaagAAAAGCAGGAAAATAAACCGGTGAAGGGAGATAACGGTCTGAGGACAAAAAAGCCATTATGAATAGAAGCAGAAGCGGCTCATCTATGAGTAGATTTCCTTCTGTTACAATCAAAACCGTCGCCTTTGTGGCAATAGAAGCTGTAAAGCTCCACAGCAATGAGCACTTTCAAGTGACACTAAAACAAGAACCGTATGATTATTACGCTTGAGTataatattctatatttctGCTATTGTGAAATCATCTCATACAAAGACCAAATACCACAAACTTAGGTCTTTAAAATACAGACCAGTATTGAAACCCAGGCTGCATATTAAGAGAAAACAACGTTGAGCTCATTTTCAAAcatgattaaaatgtaattaaaactATATCTCTGAGTAGAAGCCAAACGACCGCATTACTTTTGAGAGAGCTGACCAGTTCATGaaggataaaaagaaaaataatgcagtCTCTTACTTTTCCAGCACAGCCATGATGATGGGAGGGAGCATCAGTATTGGCATGGGTAAGACCACTCTGGTGAGAGCTGTTTCTAAAAGTGCCTGTCACGAACAAAGAGACCATTTGTAAACGAACAAAGCTGCAGCTGAAGATTTCACatcagataaatatatatacttttattaaAGCAACGTACGTGCCTGGCGGCCACTTTCGACGTTCCCACCACGTTCCCGTTGTCGTCGAGCACGCTGATGCCCTGCGACAGCTCCGAGTGCCTCATGAGCACCACGTTGCAGACGTTTGCGCTCACTGTAGGGAGGCGAgaacggttaaaaaaaaaattaaaaagtgaagAGTCTCACCTCGAGTAAGTTGACATATTTTATTAGGTCACAAGTGAGGATATTGTCTTTTCACTTTCTAGCTGGGGTTTAAGATCAGGAAGCCTGGGCAGTGCAAATACCTTCAAAGCAAATgggtttagtgctaattagctcATGTTAGCATGGTAGCGCTACGACCATTTTCACATTTTCGCGGGTGCGAGGTTCATTGACATGCAAAGCAAGTTTTTGGTGTATTTTGTTGGAAAACTGTCATTGAGTGTCCTTTTAGAAGACAATGAACTGGCTTTACTGCCATGTTATGTGTGTCATAATCCAAAAAAACTGAACGCTACGCctccgtgtatgtgtgtgtctgtgtgtgtgtgtctgtgtgtgcgtgtgtgtgactcaaGTCAGTCAAATCAGCAATAAACACCGTGACCAAGGTGACCGATGGGTCAACAAACAGCAGTTGTTAACAGCAGTGTTGTCACCCTGTGATTTATTCACGACAGCCAAAGTGAACCCAAATGTATGTTAATATAGATGGAGCTTTCTCCTTGACTCTAATAGGAATAAGAAAAACTCATTTTAGAGAGTTTAGTGGTGGCGCCGCGAGCCTTTTTAATTTAAGACAACAGCGTTGGGAGTTATCTTTACAGACGGCTGCAGGGCTCGCAGGTCGCTTTGTGAGGGGAATTCAATTGACTGAGCAAATAGCTCTTTTTACCTACaagggatttttcttttttcatccagACCAATTAACAGAGGGACAGATAGTGGGATTTTAGCAAGGAATAACAAAAACagatcaaataataaaaaaaaaaggtttgtaaCTCAATTAATAAAAGGCATCAAAGTAATTATAAAATTGAATCAATTATTGCAAAGTCTGTACAGTTCAATGCCTAAAATCTGACTGCaatttgtaattatttaaaataattacatttatgtaCCGTCTAATTGTCGTCTAATACCTCGTGGTATACTGGGAATGCTTTAAAGAACCTTTCACATAATTACGgcaatatgaataataattaaatcgTGATTAATATCTTCAAACGACAACAAATTATCCCCATGAATGTCTGGCGGAGTGTCTTTCCCTCCAGTTCTACATTATGGTCTTCATAATCTAATTGAATGACAGGCCGCTGCTTGATTAGGttattacaaataaatctaGCCTTAAGTAAGCAAACAAAATGAAGCGGGTGAAAATTCAAACAGCACTTTACTTTTGCATCGCTTCAATTAGCCAGTTTAATTACCTTATATATGGCccaaccaaaaacaacaacggcAACAACAATGAACGAACATAAATCAGGTAAATGAGGCCTTGACATAGACGCCACTTTAGGGGTAATTATCCAATTTGTTTGCGGCAGCAAAGTTCTAACAAGCAGCCAATTACCAGGCAAAGGCTGAGCTGTAGAAACctgttgatttaattaaaataaccaCCATGgtaagagagggggaggggggcaaacAATTTAATTATGAGCCAGCAGCATTCTGGGACCCGGGTCTATACCCCTGGGTGTGAGTTTGCGGGAGAGTGGCATGAAAATCAGCTTCGTGGCTCCACACACGTCTGACAAAGGGAGCTCCCAACACGTCTCGAACCCCGCCGACGGGAAAACGGACTGCGAGGAACCGAGTGCGACAACCCTGTGGTTGGCTCTCATACAGCGATTTATTACGATCGCAGAAGAGAACAAGATACGCTATATTTATCAACATTAAGGATGAGTTCATTCTGTGTCTAAAGATTTATATTATAGGTCTCttgttttcttacatttttcCAACATGAAAACAGAACAAGCAAGCATGAAAACAGGAATGAAAAGTACAGCAATATTAGTTTGAGGCTATAACTCAGTTTAATTACACATACAGCACTTTGCGACCGATAGCAATGGTCCCCAGAGAATAATATTAAAAGAAGGGATGCCCTGTTTTTCCATTGGGCCACTCCCAACGCCTTAATTGATGACAAGATACATGAAACCTATTAATGACCAATTTCTTAAACAGTAGCATGCTACACAAATGGAGTATTTGTTAGCATGCTGCTAACAAGCAAACATTACATAATAAACGTTTACTGAGAGCCCAGTGggattatgtattattattatgaattatatttattattataacacatgtttgtgtaatatCATGCTAACCACGAGTTGTTGAAGTGGTAACATTAGCATCCTAACATATTAGCATGCCGAAGTGTATCTACTAATTGTTATTGTGCTCACAAACTAACTACGGTACTCATATTCCGACACTAATGCGATTTTTGCATTTAACAAACTAACTAAGCTTGTTACTttactgccaacattaccatgctcaataaaacatgtacaaaaaaaCAGCCAATAGTTCACATGCTAACCTAAAGCATAGGCTAACCAGAACTTTAGCATAGTAATGCAGTTTGCGCTTCAGCTATATAATTATAacatacttaaaaaaagaaattaaaaaatgttattgaCAAATTTATATAATTGAACAAACTAACTATTGTATTGACAGACAGCTTAAACCAGCCACAATggaggttttattttattaatagaGCAACTCTGGTCTCTTTATCCCGTCCGTTTCCCATTGTGAACTCAAACATCTACTAATTTAGTTTAAAAGGCCGTTTTGGTAGAGAACTGGGTTTAATCCCCATCCGTCCCATTATTTGAGCTCTTTGAACTTACCCACTGCTGGGAAGGGGATGAACCTCTGCACCAAAAGCCTGGTCGTTGGGCTGAAGCGACTGGCTTTCTGGATTAACACGTTCAACCCGACCTGAAGGCAAACCAGACGGACATCAGCCACTGACTGTATGTTATAAAACCAATGATACACAAATGGACTACTGTTTGAATAAGTTGTCTTTCAGCACAGAAGAGcactgaagcaaaaaaaaacaagcacactTTGTGTCAGGATTGGTACGATCGGGGGAAGAATAGAAgataaacaattaaatacagTCCTGTATTTTAACACACTGCAGAGCTGTAGTCTAAAAGCTCTGCTCTCAGATAACACACCGCCATGCTACTTCAGCCTCCGGCTCTCCCAAGCCCGGCAGGGGGTCGTCACCAGAGCGGACGTTTAATTGGAGAgctccaccccaccccccacgccCGTCATTCTGCCCTCCAGACaccctgtgattttttttctgtgcttgTTGACGTTGTCAAGCCTGAGGGCAGCCGCCGGATGAGCGCCCAGCGGGACCAGTAATTGGCTCGGTTTGAGCGCTGTGTCCACACTAAGGGCTGAGTCAGGCaggtgtgtgaacgtgtgttaTACTCTTTTGACATTTGAGTCTTTGATgacaaaaaaggtaaaaagaaaaggaaaaaatgtTCCACTGATAAGGGTGTTGTGATGGCTGGTATTCAAGGGTTTTTACTTGAATTTTGGCCATTTTCCTGTCAAATCAATTGAAATTATTTGGCGTTAAATCATTCAACTCTGCACTGAAGCCCAGGTTAATGACTATGATTAATAATGTTTATTGGGTAAGGGAGGCAAATAGGTGGACCTTTGGCACAGATTACAACCAAACAGATGGGCCACGATATCAGATGGTCTTTATATGATTATCGTGTAATATCGTTATTTCACAATGACTATATTATAATTTTctattaaaaaattaaataataatactttcaGTAAATTCATCTTTAACTTAGTTTAATGtgcattgtgtctcttttttggCAAATTAATTACACAAGTCTGTAACCATAACTGTGTACATAAAATAATTTAAGAGGCACTGgattatttacacaatattcTCATAATCtgtatttaattcatttttaaataaacccTAATTGCAGGTTTCACAGACTTTTTATGTGGTTCAACTTGCAAACTTCTGTCAATGTAAACTCAATGTCAACATCATGCTGATATATTGGTTTAAAAGAAAGCATGGATCAATAAGTGACTCAACTATTGTTGTGCAATGACATCACAGGCACAGAAGCTTGAACTCACAGCAATGGAGACTGCGCTGGTCACTGCTCCGAGGTATCCCAGGAAGAATTTGGAAACTGGAGCCGGCTAACGTGAAaagtaagtaaaagtacaataagAACACATTTCATGCAGCTCTGTTTGGATACAGAATGTATGCGTCAAAATGGGACTGTGTCACTTTACTAATCCAGTACCTTGGAGGCGTTACGGTTGCTGTAGTTCACACAGGCATTGTGACTCTGGTTTAACCACTGAAAAAGGAGCGGAAGTCAAAAGAAGAGCTTACATGTGCTGAATTATTACTCAATACATTACACATTGTTATGTCTGTCTGGTTAACTATGGCACTATGGAGGTTCTtgaccattttttaaatacagaaatgCAGAAGTAAGACATAAACATGTTcaatacagcagcaaacaaaacaattaggCACAACACAATGTCCTCGTCCCTTCCACAACATGCCCACCACCTGACTCCTCAGCTTTCCACTACATATACCAGTGAGTCCATATGTGGATAGTACAAATACTTTAAACTTAAAATTAATTTCCTAGCTTTTTCCTGAGCCTAAAGTGTCTAAAGTGAACAGAGGAGCCAAAAGTTCTGGAGAAAACTTGCAGTTGATCCGTGAGTTaaattctttcattttattactGTAGAAATGAGACGATAACTGTCTTTGTCTCACAACAGCAgtatttctatttgtttatttaaagggccagtgtgtagcatttcgGGGGTTCTattagcagaaatggaatataatattcataacttgGTTTTCATCGGTGTATAACCACCTGAAACTGAAAATCAGTGTTTTTGTTATGTTAGAATGAGCCCTCACTTCTACAGAGGGAGCAGGTCCTCGTCTCAGAGTCTTCAGCAGTGTTATTCTGTAAGATCGGCCTCTGAGAGAGGCGAACGGCACTTCCACGGTTTTGCACTCGATGGCTCACGTTGCCTCAGTCTTAAAAAGGGAAAGTCGAGCAGGCGGGTATTCACTTGGTTGCAATCTGTGACCTCGTCGCTAGAGGCCGCCAAATCCTCCACACCTTACCGTTAATGTAAAACCACAACTTCCAAATCTTGTACTTTTATCTCAATTGTTTGACATTAAACAGTCAAGTGGATGAAAAGTGGATATTATTATCGCATCCCATTGATTTCTCTTGTGGCATTACTTTGAGAATGTTGTGGTCACTTTGGCGTCTTACtttccagtgtttgtttttctttggtttGACAACATATTGCCAGGACTGTGGCACAGAAATTGTGGTGAATAACGGAACACTTACAGAAATGATgattaatgtgtgtatttttttaaataaataatcattacATTAAATTGAAAAGATGTTTTCAAAATATAATGTCAGGCCAAGAAGACGGTATTTACCTGCCAGAAGATAGTTGACGTTAGTGTTTGATTTGGTAGCAGGAGGCCAACAACCTGCACAAAGATAAAACCCTTTTACGATAAGATTACAAAATACAGAACGACTACGAAAAAAAGATACAGTGAAGGGACAGTCTTGGTTTAAAACTATATATTGATGAAAGCGTacaatatatatgcatatgtgtggATGAACTTTAATGAAGTAGTTACAATAAATATTACGACTGGATTTGAAAAAAGCCTTACCACTGGTGTGCCAAATGGGATAAAACCTGTTGAAAGAAAAGATTCTCACTGTTCATCATCTTACATTCataattgttttgcttttagttCGAAGGTTTTCTGGGGCCAGATTTAAagatctttaaaaacacacagctctGTTAAATAGTCTGCACATGTAAAACGGAGATATCAGATTATGTGACACATACAGAGGGTGGGTCCGGACATATcaagtctctttctctcccaccctctctaTGACACTTCAAAGCTGCCTTGCAAAAAAAGGTGCTTTGAGACCGGACCAAAATACTGTTCGCTTCTCCAGAGAGCCTTCGAGAACTTCTCCCGTCACCGTGGGAGAGAGGTTTTAATCAGCGGCCAGCTGAGCGTGACCTTTTTCCGGGCCCGAGACAACCTGAAGAGCCCCGTTGAGCCGTGACAGTTCCCAGGGTGAACGATGCCTCCATGTTGGACCACATAACAAGCCCCCCGAGGCTTCCACACCAAGCTACTGTACCTGACATCCGAAAGGGCATGAGGATCTTCTCCCCTGTATCAGGGTGGATGATGGCCTGTAATAACAGCGGATTTGAGGTTGGTTCAGTGCAAATTTATTAGGAAGAAAGttggaaaatggaaaatggcCTTAACAGTTTTGTCATACAGCCCATAAAACTTAAGACCAACTAACAATGGTTGTCAacttacattaaaacatttaaaacctaTTTTATTCAGATACAGTGTATCTAGATTGTGTGTTGATCTACTTGGTGCGTTTCAATGTTTCTCAAAGGCATTACGTGACTACTTGTGATCAGGTTTCACAGCTCACCTTTGATTATATTTGGATGGTTAATGGGTCGAGCTGATGCGGCTCATGTATGGGCTCCAAATTCAATTGTTTCTGGTTCTGCATACTCGTACACTTCATTACAGTCGGGGACTCTACTTCAATATGTGAGCGCCGTCCTAAACGTGGTTTGAACAATCACCTTCAATTCCTAGTGCATGCTGGGTGATTTTTATATCTGTATTTGGAGCTTGTGATCAGTTTGATGAACAGATTTGTGATGCATTTcagtgacatcttttttttttttaatggggaaGGGCAACTCATTACATGAGCTATAATGAGCACAGACCTCCATGTCATACTACTTAAAATACAGTtcagttaaaaacataattaattacAATCATTAAGTTTTATTCATAAACACCAGTTTTATAGCTGTTGCTGGTTACATGTTACTGTAAATAATTTTCTGTTGGTTTGACCACTTGCACCTGCAGTTCAGTGTCTTTCGAAGCTGCTTATTGCTAATGAGCAATGAGTTAATGCCACTCGCCTGCTTTGTCATTGCCATACAGTGAATTCACCAATAAaggcttttttgtgtgtgttttttgtccaaTCTGTCTATTTGTTAAACGTAAAACGTAAACTTTactaaaaacataaatgaatataaaaacaatacagaTACTGTCTCGCActaggacacttcaacatgcggAAACAGTAGAGGCCAAGGGTCACACCGCCAAGCTTGTGGTAAAGAACGAcacagccccctccccccccccgacatGTAAACAGTTTTACGGTAAGACAAACAGCTTACCTGCTTTATTTTTTGAGCTTGCCAAAGCTGTGGAGACAAATAAACATCTTTCAATGAGGGACAGAAACTTTCATTTGTAAGCACAGGTCAGTTGTTGTCGGTTTTGTAATGTAAAGACTTAAAAGGTAGGACTTAAAAACTGCTGTGGATATATATAAATTGTCAGTTATATccataaaaccataaaacaattataaacaacatttaaaagtctACAATGTCAATATTTGGCTGCTTTTAGCTACCTCGCTATCCTCGCTTTTCTAACTTCTAAATGCTTCACAGACAGCTTTTAAGCCATCTGTCGATCAATCAACACACCGTGAACAATGTCAGCTCACGTTTTTGTGTCTTTACCTGAGCATCTGTCACTCCTGGGGGCAGAGTTCCTCGTTTGAAGCGGTCCAGCAGCTCCACAGACTCCTGCAGCCGTTTCTGATTTGACCAAATAGAGTAAAATGTTAAGTTAGATGAGGTGAGGGATGTCTTTCCTGGAGGCTTAGGGGTGTTTTTATATATTCCACTATTTAAGCCACACGGCTCAATGCATGATAACCGTGTTTCACAAAAACTTTCATGCTGATTTTCAGTTGACAAAATAGTTTCTTAAAGGGTAATGAGCAGCTTACTGTGGAGTGATCATTGTCTAATGCTGAGCAAAATACAAGATCATGTGGCCCAATTAGTTCTAATGAGCTTGCCAtctctatgtatgtgtgtgtgtgtgtgtgtgtgtgtgtgtgtgtgtgcacgttccTTTCCCTGCATTTGTGTGCGTTAGTGTTAGGTGTGCAATTTTGCTTGTGCGCACATGaggttgtgtgggtgtgtgtgtgtgtgtgtgtgcgcgattGTATGCAAAATCATGGCCATCCTTGTTCCACTGTCATCATTAGGGGCAAGTTAGGGCTACGCCTGGCCCAGCAGGgtgcaaggtgtgtgtgtgcgtgtgtgtgtgtgtgtgtgtgagcgtacaCACTCTCCACCCCTCACAGCTGCCCCACATGTCCACACCTCATCACATCCCAGGAGCCACTGCCGCTATTACTGTCACCAAAGAGCCCGCTAACAGCTTCATTACCCAGAGCACCAGAGCACTGATGACTCCATgaacaaaatgaccaaaacacaacaaagaccTGGAGAAATATTACGACAGCCAGAAAGGTTTGACCACAGATGTGGTTCCCAGTTGCATAGAATCCGTAGCTATGTTAATAAATGATCATGTTAAAATTATTTTCAGAGATATTTTAAGAAAAGTaattaccaagtcaaattcaaTGCCTGTTAGATTCCCTTCCATTCATCTCTCCTCCGTAAAAGTGTTGCTTCATTTATCATTATTGTGCTGCCGTTTTCgccatgacttttttttcctccctatATCGATttagtaaataaaaatgttttagaaaATAGACTGAATTCCTGGCTGTTACCTCACTACAACACAGCAAAAGCTCAGCTCTTGCAGTAATCATCAGCAGACACTTTTCCTAACCTTCACAAAAGCAAACCAAAAAGGTAAAGTAGTTTGATGAACAGATTTGCATTAACAGTGCAACATGGGCAGGAAGTTCATAACAGATTCACTGTTCTCTGCAAGTTTCATCTGAATATCTCAAAGACAGTAACTAAAAAGCATCTGCATGTATTAATGCGGGCGGTGGCAACACCTGACtgaaaaatacacaatttatCACTCAGGTGCAGACTGCTAAGAGTTTTTCCTAAATTAATCCAAATCTAAAATATTGTTTACGTTCATAATGATGATTTTGGGGcgtggctttggagggaggcctgaaggggcGGTCTGTCAGTGTTGACAACTTGGTGACTTTCTCGCTAGATTTAGCAACTCAGTGCTGCTCGCGACTTTCCTTAGAGAAGAGTTGGCTCTTGGCTGGTTTATTCTTttcaataatttattttaaatagtgcttgattaaaaaaatgtcaacattatcAACCCATAGCTTTAAACTATGCACATAGTCCTTCATAGCTTGATAGGAACGTTAATTTACCCAGTTATAAACATATTAAACTATGATTCATCAGACCAGATACATAtaataaatcattacatttgtgtaCCTCTGTCACAAAGAGTGTGCTCGGGTCAATCACATCCAGGAAGTGCCTGAACCGACCAAAAAATGTGTTctaagagaaggagaagaaaacacatcacacaaacaATTTGACATGCCACattaatacacatatatatttgttaaaagCCCATTACCTAAACATCATTACAAACAAGACATAAACAAATGACATTTGATTCAAATTGTGGTCTTTAAAAGTTTGCGTTTTCAAAGCGTGAATACTGTTAAAAGTCAGGAGGAGAATGTTCATAAAATCTTTCTATCTCCTATATAGGTCAAATAAAATGTTCCAATATAGGAAGCCATATCTGATTTTGGATGGTGTCTTTaagcagagagaggcagacagattCCAGCTGTCACCCAGTAAACAGCGATATTACAGCGTGCCAGCTGTTTTAACACACCAGGTGGAGCCCCCTCATTAATACCGCAGACAAACTGTTTCCTAGCTACATCTTTTCGGGGACCCGAATCTACTCACACCATTTGCAATTAATTTCTATAATGACTGTGCCAAAAATACCTTTTTCGATCATTTATTCATAACTGAGCATAAGGAATAATTTCGGAGATACAGCAACACACCACGAGGCACTGAGAGGCGCCCACCATACCTCCCTAACTTGAGTTTAATTACACTAACTGCTAATTTGGATGAAAATCTGGTATCTGACTCACTGCTGTGCCTTGTGACATCCTGAACATATGGACGGCTGGTAAAAACATGGCGCGAgggaatagttttttttaaatagtttaattaaattattcacCAGTGCCACCGCAACTTGGCCAGTTTGAGCCAACATTGGTAAACAGTGGCAGAGCGGGGACACCTTGTACCTGTACTCCAGGGATAACAGCAGCGTCATCGGTGTTACACTGTATTCTGTGACCCGTCACGATGATGTAACCTGATAGAAACCTCCTCTGGATGTTTTTAATAATCACTGGTCATCCTACATCTATAAATACTTAATTTCAAAGTGATATTGGTCACTCTCATGTACATTGTATTTAGTCTGATATTTGTGCTTTAATTATTGATCATATCCTCCTAGAATGTCTTTTAGTATATGCCATGAATAAGCACTactttcatttatgtatttatgtttatttatgtagtGTATCTATCAGTTAATTATCGTATTTCCAATTTCATAAAGTCATGGCCGCTGATCCAATGTTTATGGGTTGAGAATAACCCTTTTCACAGTAAACATTTGGGCATGTCCAGTTGTATTCAATACTATTAATGATGCTGTATACCACTTACACTCACTGGAATAGTTCACTGGGCCACTTAATGGTACACACATTGTTCAATTTCACgtgtgcttttttcttttattatgacAACATGTCTGCCTAAAACTCTGCTTGAAATGTAGAGTACAAGTAACTCGAATGTGTACTGAAGTACAGTAACAGTTAACTACTGTAGTAGTTACATGTTATGTGTGGCTACTAAGAGACCTAAAGTAAACCTGAGTCATTACAAGACTAGCATAACCTACTTGGCCAATACAGATTAAGCCACTGTGGCCTTCAGGGACACTAAGTGTTAGTTAGCTGTTTACAAAAGAGACAAACTAACGTTAGGGCTTTACACTCGAGCATGTTAACAAAAGATGAACAATTACACATAATGTTAATGTGACAATTAAAACTCAACATATCTCCGACCGGTGCCTGAAGTGCGTATATTGAGTAACGTTAAAAAGGTAGCGTGTACTTTAATCGATATAACTTTAATCGATATAACAATAAAAGTACCTGGTCGTAACGAGACCTGCCATGCTGGAATGTGACATATTCAGACATGCTGCTGAAAGAAACACGAGTGTCCACCAGTCTGTTTCTTCTCTGCGACGAGAGAACGGCTTTCACCAACACGCTTTAAGAAACGGCGACATTGAACCGTTCGGTAGGCCAggttgcattatgggtaatgtCGTTTTCCAGGGGTGCATTGCTCAACAGGATGCAGTTAAGCGGACTACACTTCCCA
The genomic region above belongs to Cyclopterus lumpus isolate fCycLum1 chromosome 22, fCycLum1.pri, whole genome shotgun sequence and contains:
- the sfxn5a gene encoding sideroflexin-5a; its protein translation is MSEYVTFQHGRSRYDQNTFFGRFRHFLDVIDPSTLFVTEKRLQESVELLDRFKRGTLPPGVTDAQLWQAQKIKQAIIHPDTGEKILMPFRMSGFIPFGTPVVVGLLLPNQTLTSTIFWQWLNQSHNACVNYSNRNASKPAPVSKFFLGYLGAVTSAVSIAVGLNVLIQKASRFSPTTRLLVQRFIPFPAVVSANVCNVVLMRHSELSQGISVLDDNGNVVGTSKVAARHALLETALTRVVLPMPILMLPPIIMAVLEKLPLLQRRRRLVLPVHSVVVLAAFGLALPLAISLFPQMSQISVNQLEPEIAAATDCTIVTYNKGL